The genome window GGAACTTCAACCGTCGACGCAAGCGGCACCGCGGGCTCGGGCTCAGCGACGAAGTGCTGGCCAGCCTGGCCAGGATCCATTCGGGCTACAGCGAATTCCTGGAAGTCCGCCAGCAGTTGCTCCAGCAGTGCCTGCAGAAGCTCAAGCCGATCGACCGGGCGCTCCTGTTCGACTCTTATCGCGAAGAGGGACCGAAGTCCGCCATCGCGGACCGATACGGCGTTCGCGGCGACCTGCTCTACAAGAAACTGTTCCGGCTTCGCGTCCGACTTTTTGAGTGTGTCAATTTCGCCTTGGGAAGAAAGAACCCGCATTCATGACCGCGCCGTCTCCAGATGCTCATGAACGACTCTTGGAGCTTTCCGAACAAGCCTGCAACGGCACGCTTGACGCGGAGGACTACATCCAGCTGGATGCCCTGCTCTCCTCCAGTCACCGGAACCAGCTCACCTTCCTCGAGTACGTTCATCTCAGCGCCGAGCTCGAGACGCTGGCGATGGGTGAGGACCGTCCGCCGTACCGGGTCCACGAACGGTCGCGGAAGCGGGGCGTCGCCAGGGCGATCGCCGTCGGACTGTCGCTGTGCGGGGCGGCGGTCCTGACGGTGGCGGGAATCGCGCTGCTCTCCACGGGGCGGTCCGGTGCCGGACGGCAGGTTGCCGGAACCGGCGACGGCTCCGTGCCGTGGCTGGCGCGGGTGCAGCGGTTCTCGGGGAACGCGGTCTGGAAGGTGGACGGACATGACAAAGGGAGTCACGTTTTGGGCCGCCAGTCGCTCGTGATCTCCGAGGGATACCTGGAGCTGAGCTTCCGGAACGGCACGCGGCTCTCGGCCGAGGGACCGGCGGAGCTCGTGGTGCATGACGATCTGCGGGTCAGCCTGGCGAAGGGGACGGTGCGGGCGACGCTGGCGGAGGGAGTCTCCGGCTTTCAGGTCGAGACCGACACAATGGAAGTGGTGGACCGGGGAACCCAGTTCTACGTCGAACGCGACCGCGACGGGCTGACGACCTCCTATGTCAGCGACGGCGTCTGCGATATCCGCAACCGCGGGGAGAACGCCCCTCCGGCTCCGTTCCGGACGGTGGTCGCGGGGGAGTCGGTCCTGGTGGATCAGGACCGCCGGCTGGTCCCGCTGAGCGCGGAGCAGTCCCGCCGGTTCGCCGAGCGGCTGGTCTCCAGCTTCCTTTCGTATGAGCTCCCGATCAAGCGGATTTCGCCGTCCGTCTGTCTCATCGCGCCGCCGGAGGGGACGCTCGACCACCTGTTCTGCTCGGTGAACCGTCCGGTGTATCTCATTCCGGAGCGTCAGAACGTCCTCCTGCAGGAGGACCTGCTGCTCCCGGGACGAAACGGGGCGGAGGGGGTGAGGCTGGCCGCGGGGACGTTCGTCGACAGCTTCCTGGTTCACAACGCGTTTGGTCCCGACCTTCCCGCCGGCGCTTCGAGCAAGCTCCTCAGGCAGACGCAGACGACCGGGGAGATCGTCTTCGGGCACGAGGTGCTGGCGGTGCTGAGCGAACCGGGGCAGCTTGTGCAGACGGATCAGGAGTTCGCGGTGAAGGGGGCCAGGTTCCCGGCTCCGAACCGGCGTGTCCTGGAGTCCCAGGACCGGCTCTCGCTGTCACCGACCGATCCGCACCGCGTGGATTTCGTATTCCAGGCGACGGAAGGGGACGTCGACCACGTGCGGGTGCTCGTCCGATCGGGAGCGAATGGGACGCGATAGCCGGCCCGGCTTCGCTCGCCCGAAGCTCATCCCCTCCGGCCGGGAGTTACCGCAGCCGGGGCGGCCCGCCCTGGACCCGAGGCGCTCCCGCGCGATTCGACACCACGGTGCGGCCATTCAGCGGGCATTGGAGACCTTCGCCGGCGCGTCGTCCTCCGATTCCCAGAGCGGCGAAAGCCCTGGGACGAGCGAGTTCGTCGGTGCCCGGGGCGTCACGTCGTGGCTGAGAAAGGGGGACTCGCTCCCAACGAAGTAGGAATGCGTGTCGGCCACGATCAGGTTGTGGACGGCCCCTTCACCCGCCGGCTCAACGGAGCGAACCTCGGTCGAACCCCGAACCGTGTGCAGCGGCATCCCGGCTTGCAGGGAGCGGGCCTGAACCCAGCCGAGGCCGTTGATCCAGAACGGATGCCCCTGGGAACAGACGACCTCATCCCCCGCCGTCCGAAGACGGTAAAGGACCGCTTTCTCCCTTAAGGTCCGCCCGAGAACCGGCTTGAACACGAGCTCGCCGGTCTCAACATCCTGGGCCAGTACGCGATCGCCCGGCTCGATCGTCTCCACGGCGCGGGGGCCCTGCTCCGTGACGATCGGAGTTCCGGCCACCAGACAGGAGTGCATCCGAACTTCCCGAGTGATGTTCGGACGATTGTTGCGGGAGACCCCGCGGCGATCGACGTACCACGTCGACTCATAGTTCGCGGAGACCTGATTCTTGACGGGGAGCTGGTCTTCTACGTCGCGCCACCAGGCGGCCACCTCCGCAGGAGTCTCCAGCGGGCGGCCGGCGATCGCCGAGACGGTCCTCACGATCCGGGCTGTTCGCGGTGCGTCGGATTCCGCCTCCACTTCCGCCAGAGTCTTCCAGAACTCGAAGTTTGCGAGTTCGCCTGCCATCTCGGCCTGCGACAGGCGGTGGTATCGCAGCCCATAGAGCTGGCCCCTCCGGACGATCGCCGTCATCGGTCGGTTCATCACGAAGTGAACCCGGCTGAGTCCGTCGATCCCCGTCCACTCCATCGAGTACGCATACCCGCCGGAAGGAGTCGAGGTGAACGTGGGATCCGCGCGGAATGACCGCGCGCTGCCGACGAGCGCGTGGAGATAGTCCTCGCGAGGACGGGGCTTGAGGAAGCTTGTCGCATCGGTCCGGATCGTGGCGTGCTCGGAAAAGATCGCCTGCCGCGCGAGGGCGATCGTCGCCTCGTAGCAGTCGAAGCGGTCCAGCCACTTCACGAACGCGGAGTGCACCGCGTCCCCACGGTCATCCATGGCCTGTTCCAGCGCGAAGACGCGGTCGGGATGCTTCCAGCCTTGGAACGGATCCGCCTGGGAGGCGAGTTCCTTGGCGGAGAGCCGGCGCAGCCTCTGGGTGAGCCGCACAGCCCGCTCCCCGTGCTTGTCCGAGCTCTCGCTCCACCTTTGCGAAGCGGCGACACGACTCACGGCCGATTCCCGCGGAATCCAGCCTCCGTCGGATGGCACATCTCCGAGACGGACGTGCGCATCCCGATCCGTCGGCTCGAGCGAGACAAGCCGCGCCAGGACCGCCCGCTCCTCATCCGGCATCTTCCGTTGACGAGCCTGGCGGGCGAAAGACCGGAGGTCCGCCGCCGACCCGGACTGCCGGGCGCGTTCCGTCCGAAACCAGTCGATCTGTTCCCGGCGCCCCGGCTGATCGGCAGCCTGACTGTACGGGACCCAGTCCTCACCGAAGCGGACGTCGCCGAGATGCCAGTGAGCAGCGGGGTCTTCGGGGGCCTCCGCCAGCCGCTGCCGGAGAATCGCCGTCCGGTCGGCGGAATTCCCCGCCAGCTCCGCTTCGAGCGCGGCGGGGACGTCTCCCGGCAGGCCGGACTGCGAGCCGGATGAGGTTTTCCGTTGAGCGCTTTCGGGGGGCGCCGCCGTCAGGGGCCACGCCGGAGCGAAAGCCAGGGAAGTGCAGAAGAACAGGGTGCAGAAGAGCCGGTGTCCGGACATAGTGAGGTCCCCTCGCGCTGCAAGACGCTGCCTCTCATACGGAAGACGCTCGACGAGTTTACCGGTTTTTCGAGCCGAAAGCCGGCAGGCGCCGGGGCGGATGGTGAACGACCGTGCTCAGGGTTTCTCCGGACTGGGCGCGGACGGCACGAATACCGATGTGGCAAATGGGCTCCTGTGACGTTCTCTTTTGAATCCCGCACCCGCTGCGGCTGAAACCGTTCCTCGGTGAAAACGCCTCCGGCGGCCGGGGCTGCTCGCCCGGGACCCGGGGGGCCCTAGTTCCGAACCGCCTCCCATCGATACCGGTCGCGGGACTTCGTCAGTTCTTCCAGGTCCAGCACCTGCGAAGTGATCGAGAGAATCCGCGACGACCGCCCCGCTCCAAAGTCGCGGATCAGCCGGTTGACGTCTTTCTCCGGCGTCCCGGATGTGATCGTGTGAGTGAGAACGCCCTCCTCCACGGTCCAGGT of Planctomyces sp. SH-PL14 contains these proteins:
- a CDS encoding sigma-70 family RNA polymerase sigma factor translates to MESTTSPTNESRQDEFSKLVASVEQRLRHFLLSLTCNPDDAEDVLQDSYEVAWRRFDDFQEGTNFYHWVSRIAYNQARNFNRRRKRHRGLGLSDEVLASLARIHSGYSEFLEVRQQLLQQCLQKLKPIDRALLFDSYREEGPKSAIADRYGVRGDLLYKKLFRLRVRLFECVNFALGRKNPHS
- a CDS encoding FecR domain-containing protein; the encoded protein is MELSEQACNGTLDAEDYIQLDALLSSSHRNQLTFLEYVHLSAELETLAMGEDRPPYRVHERSRKRGVARAIAVGLSLCGAAVLTVAGIALLSTGRSGAGRQVAGTGDGSVPWLARVQRFSGNAVWKVDGHDKGSHVLGRQSLVISEGYLELSFRNGTRLSAEGPAELVVHDDLRVSLAKGTVRATLAEGVSGFQVETDTMEVVDRGTQFYVERDRDGLTTSYVSDGVCDIRNRGENAPPAPFRTVVAGESVLVDQDRRLVPLSAEQSRRFAERLVSSFLSYELPIKRISPSVCLIAPPEGTLDHLFCSVNRPVYLIPERQNVLLQEDLLLPGRNGAEGVRLAAGTFVDSFLVHNAFGPDLPAGASSKLLRQTQTTGEIVFGHEVLAVLSEPGQLVQTDQEFAVKGARFPAPNRRVLESQDRLSLSPTDPHRVDFVFQATEGDVDHVRVLVRSGANGTR
- a CDS encoding polymorphic toxin-type HINT domain-containing protein encodes the protein MSGHRLFCTLFFCTSLAFAPAWPLTAAPPESAQRKTSSGSQSGLPGDVPAALEAELAGNSADRTAILRQRLAEAPEDPAAHWHLGDVRFGEDWVPYSQAADQPGRREQIDWFRTERARQSGSAADLRSFARQARQRKMPDEERAVLARLVSLEPTDRDAHVRLGDVPSDGGWIPRESAVSRVAASQRWSESSDKHGERAVRLTQRLRRLSAKELASQADPFQGWKHPDRVFALEQAMDDRGDAVHSAFVKWLDRFDCYEATIALARQAIFSEHATIRTDATSFLKPRPREDYLHALVGSARSFRADPTFTSTPSGGYAYSMEWTGIDGLSRVHFVMNRPMTAIVRRGQLYGLRYHRLSQAEMAGELANFEFWKTLAEVEAESDAPRTARIVRTVSAIAGRPLETPAEVAAWWRDVEDQLPVKNQVSANYESTWYVDRRGVSRNNRPNITREVRMHSCLVAGTPIVTEQGPRAVETIEPGDRVLAQDVETGELVFKPVLGRTLREKAVLYRLRTAGDEVVCSQGHPFWINGLGWVQARSLQAGMPLHTVRGSTEVRSVEPAGEGAVHNLIVADTHSYFVGSESPFLSHDVTPRAPTNSLVPGLSPLWESEDDAPAKVSNAR